A window of the Oryza brachyantha chromosome 5, ObraRS2, whole genome shotgun sequence genome harbors these coding sequences:
- the LOC102699870 gene encoding uncharacterized protein LOC102699870, which yields MGNYLSCTLAKVPGGKGARVILPDGGVRQVALPATAAELMMDAPGHFLADARAARVGVRLAALSADEDLELGAVYATFPMKRLGTPLAAADMARLAAAATREARRSAKVAAAVVTPPQATAAAAVVVAEDAPRLRLDELVDDEAVAADMNVFKHRLSSARSRRPTLETIEEENYISRN from the coding sequence ATGGGCAACTACCTCTCGTGCACGCTGGCCAAGGTGCCCGGCGGGAAGGGGGCGAGGGTCATACTGCcggacggcggcgtgcggcaggtggcgctgccggcgacggcggccgagcTGATGATGGACGCGCCGGGGCACTTCCTGGCggacgcgcgcgcggcgcgcgtcGGGGTGCGGCTCGCCGCGCTGTCGGCCGACGAGGACCTCGAGCTCGGCGCCGTCTACGCCACGTTCCCGATGAAGCGCCTCGGcacgccgctcgccgccgcggacaTGGCGCGCctggcggccgcggccactAGAGAGGCCCGGCGCTCCGCGAAGGTGGCCGCGGCGGTCGTGACGCCGCcacaggcgacggcggcagctgccgtcgtcgtggcGGAGGACGCGCCGAGGCTGCGGCTCGATGAGCtggtcgacgacgaggcggtCGCCGCCGACATGAACGTGTTCAAGCACCGGCTGAGCAGCGCGCGGTCACGAAGGCCGACATTGGAGACCATCGAAGAAGAGAACTACATATCaagaaactaa